The genomic interval ACGTTGGCAGCTGAGAAAAATATTGATATCGTGCGAGGCGGTTATTATCCCACGTTAAGTTTGAGCGGCGGATTAGGGAGTGGGTATTCGTCTGCTGATAAGGATTATACAACAGGGGAAGAGCGGCCGTTTCACCAGCAGATAGATGATAACTTCAGTACATTTGTTGGGTTGTCGCTGTCGATTCCTATCTTTAATAATTTCCAAACCCGTATTGCTGTTAAAAAAGCGAAGATTTCCTATGAGAATGCATTATTGGGGGAACGACAAGCGGAAAACAATCTGGCTAAGGTGATTCATCAAGCAGTAGTGGATCTTCGGGCAGCTGAGAAAAGCTACTATTCAAACGAACAGGCATATGACGCCTCTAAACAAGCATTTGAAGTTATCAAGCAGCGTTATGAGGTGGGACTAGCTAATTCAATTGAGCTAAATACATCGCAGACGAATATGAATAAAGCTGAGTTCGATTTGATTCAAGCAAAATATAATCTGATCTTTAGAGGTAAGGTGATTGATTTTTACCTTGGTAAACCGATCACGTTCAACTAAAACCTATACGAAATAATACTATGGCAAAGAAGAAAAATAAACTAAAATATGTTATCATCGGCTTGGTAGTGCTATTGGTGTTTGTGATTATTGCAAATAAAATGGGCTGGATTGGTCAAGGGAATATAACAAAGGTAGCAACCGAAAAAGTAGAAAAACGAACGGTTAATGAAACAGTTTCCGCTAGTGGTAAAATCCAACCAGAGATTGAAGTGAAGTTGAGTTCAGAAGTTTCTGGTGAGATTGTGGAGTTAAATGTGAAAGAAGGAGATATTGTAAAACAAGGGCAAGTGCTCTGTCGTGTAAAACCGGATATTTTACAATCAGGTTATGATCGTGCGGTCGCGTCTTTGAACTCACAGAAAGCTACTTTGGCAGCCGCGCAAGAACAGTTAAAGCAAACCGAAGCGTCTTTTGAAAATATTGAGGCAAACTTTAAACGTAACGAGGAACTATTTAATAAAAAAGTGATCTCAGTGGCTGAATTTGAAACAGCACGATCGGAATATTTAGGTGCAAAGGCTAATTTGGAAGCACAGAGACAAAATGTTGTGGGCACTCGTTATGGTATTGACCAGTCGCAGGCGATGGTTAAAGAAGCGGCAGATAATTTGGCGCGGACTACAATTTACGCTCCGGTTGATGGTGTTGTTTCCATGTTGAGCGTTGAGCTAGGTGAGCGTGTAGTGGGTACCGCGCAGATGGCAGGTACTGAAATTATGCGGATAGCAAATATGGTGTCTATGGAGGTAAATGTTGACGTAAATGAAAATGATATCAATCGCGTCGCTGTAAATAATGAGGCAACGATCGAAGTCGACGCATTTAGAGATCGCAAGTTTAAGGGTATTGTTACTGAAATTGCAAGTTCTGCTAATGATCTGGCTACTGCCACGACTGAGCAGGTAACCAACTTTAGCGTTAAAGTACGCATATTGAGAGAGTCTTATGAGGATTTAGGCAAGGATGGAAATCTTTTGACTTCTCCGTTTAAGCCAGGATTGTCAGCAACGGTTGATATCCATACACAGAAAGACAACGGCTTGTCTGTTCCTATACAGGCTGTGACTACTAGAGAGCGTGGATCTGCTAACGAAAACCAGACAACGGATAAAGATAGTACAGCAACGGATAATGCCAATGCGCCTGATGATACAGCGAACGTTGCAGGGAGAAATGGCACCACAACCAACCAACCTGCAGGAAACCTCCAAGAGGTAGTATTTGTCTATCGCGAGGGGAAGGTTCATCAAGTTGAAGTAACGACCGGTATACAAGATGATAAATATATTCGGATTTTAACGGGATTGAATGAGAATGATGAAGTCGTTGTTAGTCCATTTACTGCAATATCCAAGACATTAAAAGATCAGGAAACCGTTGAGAAAGTGAAGCAAGAGGAGCTTTTCTAAGGTATTTTTCAATAATTAAAAGTGCTTTCTGTATCTTTGTTGTATCTATGCAAGAACAAGAACCAATACACGAAGGGTCCCGAAAAGAAGTCATGGCATATCTTGAGCCGTTTATGCTCAATGAGATGAGTGAATATTTAAAACCGGTAGAACAAATGTGGCAACCGGCCGATTTTCTGCCGGATGCTTCAAGAGATACATTCTTCCAAGAGGTTAAAGACCTCCAAGAATCAGCGAAAGAGCTTTCGTATGACACGGTAGCGGTTTTGATTGGCGATACGATTACAGAGGAAGCACTTCCCACCTATGAATCCTGGCTAACCATGGTTGAAGATGTTTCAAAGAATGGTCAGGGTGGTTGGATGAAATGGGTCAGAGCCTGGACAGCTGAAGAGAACCGCCATGGCGATTTGTTGAACAAATATCTTTACCTTTCGGGTCGGGTGGATATGCGTCAAATGGAGATATCTACTCAGTATTTGATTCAAGATGGATTTGAGATTGGTACTGGCCACGATCCTTATAGGAATTTTATTTACACTTCATTTCAAGAACTAGCCACGAATGTATCTCATCGTCGTGTGGCTGGTCTGGCAAAACAGTCAGGCGATAAATTACTAGCGAAGATGTGTGGCGTTATTGCTTCTGATGAAGCACGACACGCAAAAGCCTACATGTCTTTTATAAAGAAGGCGTCTGAAGTCGACCCGAATGAGGTATTGATAGCATTTGCTGATATGATGCGCCATAAGATTGTAATGCCTGCTCATTTCTTACGGGAAATGGGGGTAAATATAGGTCAGACCTTTGGACATTTTACAGATGCTGCACAACGTTTGGGTGTCTACACCTCCGTAGATTATGTTGATATTATGAAGACCCTTATTACGGAATGGAACGTTGAATCTATGCGCAACTTAAATGAAGCTGGTGAAAAGGCACGTGATTATGTAATGACTTTGCCTGATAGATTAATGCGTGTTGCTGAAAGGGTTCGTTTACCCAATATCGAATACAAATTTAAATGGATTCACGGTTAAGTCGAGTCTTTAGTCATTAGATACGTTAAGAAACCACAAACCTAGTCCCTTCCATTTATACCTTGATTTGCCGTTACTAGCAGGGTATGGCATTATTTCAAAAATAAATCTATAGTCGATCCTATTTATTGATAAAAAACTATATTTGTTTATAATTTAAATTCAGTCTAAATAAAATATAATACAAATAGACGAATTTATTTGATGGATAGTTGTAACATAAACTGTAGTTCCGACTGTGAGAATTCGGTATAAATATGGATCAGGGAAACAGCATATCTCAATATCAGGTAGATCGAAGATTATCGACTAGGGACGAGTCCTGCAGGCGGGAAAATAAAGACAGTGGTGTTCATTTGGTTTTCAAGGGGATTTATATCTGGCATTCAAAAATAAGAACAGAAATATACCATAAGGTATCCACCCGTTTCGATATGCCTTTCTTACAAATGTTGTTTTGCATAGATGATCAACGCTCGTTAAAAGGGCATGTCGGTGGATTAAACTCCGAGTCGCACTGTCTTTTTTATGTTCCGAAGAATACAGCAAATCGTTTACATACCAAATTTTCTTCGGGCGCGGAGGTTATGGGAGTTAATATTGAAATGCCACTGTTTTTTGATCTTTTACCAAAAGATAATAAGATTCTCGTCTCTCTAGAGAAAAAAATCAAGGACAATGAAGCTGTCAATTTATCTCTAGGTTTTCAG from Pedobacter indicus carries:
- a CDS encoding efflux RND transporter periplasmic adaptor subunit, which gives rise to MAKKKNKLKYVIIGLVVLLVFVIIANKMGWIGQGNITKVATEKVEKRTVNETVSASGKIQPEIEVKLSSEVSGEIVELNVKEGDIVKQGQVLCRVKPDILQSGYDRAVASLNSQKATLAAAQEQLKQTEASFENIEANFKRNEELFNKKVISVAEFETARSEYLGAKANLEAQRQNVVGTRYGIDQSQAMVKEAADNLARTTIYAPVDGVVSMLSVELGERVVGTAQMAGTEIMRIANMVSMEVNVDVNENDINRVAVNNEATIEVDAFRDRKFKGIVTEIASSANDLATATTEQVTNFSVKVRILRESYEDLGKDGNLLTSPFKPGLSATVDIHTQKDNGLSVPIQAVTTRERGSANENQTTDKDSTATDNANAPDDTANVAGRNGTTTNQPAGNLQEVVFVYREGKVHQVEVTTGIQDDKYIRILTGLNENDEVVVSPFTAISKTLKDQETVEKVKQEELF
- a CDS encoding acyl-ACP desaturase; this encodes MQEQEPIHEGSRKEVMAYLEPFMLNEMSEYLKPVEQMWQPADFLPDASRDTFFQEVKDLQESAKELSYDTVAVLIGDTITEEALPTYESWLTMVEDVSKNGQGGWMKWVRAWTAEENRHGDLLNKYLYLSGRVDMRQMEISTQYLIQDGFEIGTGHDPYRNFIYTSFQELATNVSHRRVAGLAKQSGDKLLAKMCGVIASDEARHAKAYMSFIKKASEVDPNEVLIAFADMMRHKIVMPAHFLREMGVNIGQTFGHFTDAAQRLGVYTSVDYVDIMKTLITEWNVESMRNLNEAGEKARDYVMTLPDRLMRVAERVRLPNIEYKFKWIHG